GAATGTGTGCTGTCTTCGGTGTAGCGTTGAAGCTTAGCAAGTCACTTAACCTTGTAgtgttgtctgtctgctgctatgGAGTAAGCTCAGTGGCTTGCTTGACAACCCACTGTTACTGTCCTAATATGCAAGGTTTTGTAGCCTAACTGAGTTAGTTTTAAAGGTCATGTCCTCTACTaacttcctgtcctcctgtATGTTAACGCTGACGTTTACTATGTATTGTTTTGGCAGTAGTAACAGGCatgtctccagaggatgaactcCAGAGTCCCTCCCTTGGTTTCAGCTCTACCAGGGAGGATGTCACTCTGAGCTGTGGTGACCTAGCCAGCTCTCATGAACTGGGGAGAAGGAGCAGAGCACGCAGCAGTCTCCACATGAGGACCCCAGAGGCTGATATTAATGGGTGAGAGGTCCTGTGGTGCATGGCCCTGTGAGGCTAAACATACCCAACGATGTCACAGCACAACTGATCAAAAGCATCTGCTTCCCGTTTTTCATTTAGCCGTGGAGATTATGCCAATGGAAAGAGCCCCTTCCTGAAAATACTGATGGATGCGGAAGCGGCTGCCAACTCCGCTGCCATACATCTCGTGTCTTTTAAAGATGCCATGGAAGATGAATTTGCTGTAAGTATTAAGCTGGGTTCAAACACAAACCCAGAAAAACAATTTTGAGTTTAAGGGTGCAGAgctcagtctttttttcttcaaaactacatagtgccctttAATGACCCATgattgtaacttttttttttctttcttgcatcTAAGGATTCAAAGCAGTCTGCCACTGATAAGCGCCGGATTTCAAGGCAGAGAGGACTTTtgctggagaagctggaggacTTTCGACGAATAAATAAGTCTGTTCgacagaaactgaaacagctcagagattCAGAGGTCAGTGACAAAATGTCTACCCTGTATGTTGCTCAGAATAGTTAGTCATAGATCTGTGTAGATAACAGCAAATGAAATACTAATTTAAAGGCTTCTTGAAACAATTGTTGTAAATGGCTGATGACTTTCCACATAGGCTGATCGAGTTCATACAAACCATCAAATTGACAACTTACTCAAGAAGATCACACAGGCTGAGAGTGAAAATGAGGTGAGTGTTTCATTACGTTTCTGCAGTGACTCAAGAAATTAACCTGATTTTAGGTGTAAATGATATAAGCTTTGTGCTTTAGTGGCAAACTAGTTGAACATTTAGACCCGCAATCAATTTAGACATTTAGTGATCTCTGAATGTCATGGCTGTCTCCCCCAGCATAGCCACatttcatacaaaataaatgtatagaTTGAAAGATATGACATAAATGCAGTATGGCTACAACAAACAATTATTATCGAATATTTTCgaattttttttccacaattaattgttcagtctataaaatgtcaaacaaaatgtgaaaaatggtAATTACAATTCCTCGGAGCCAGAAGAGACATTGCTTGAATTTATTCTCTTGTCAAACCAGCTATTCAAAACTCTTCATTTATAATCATGTCTGTCAAAGAAAGGCAGCAACTGTTTATAATTAAGAAACTGGAACCagcaaacatttgatatttttgcttaaaaatgctGATTATCAAAAACGTAGGCAGCTAATATCACTGGATCGATTAGttgactaatcgttgcagctctaaatcATCTTCTGTGTTAAActgaatgcacctttaaatataatGATgtataaaaacagtaaaattatgCAAGATCCAGTCTTAAATCATGATCATGCACTGACTGTCATTTTTCTCcgacagcatttaaaaaaagatttgagtGACACAGAAAGAAGAGCTGAAGAACTGATGGCTCTGCGGAGAGAAGAGCAGGTGAGCACAGCAGATGCTTTCACAGAGATGTTCTTGCCAAGTGCGTTTTAAAGCATCTGTCTGTATTGGTCTTCACAGGAGAACATGAAGAGTGCAGTTCACATGACCAAGACTGTGGAGGCGACCCGTGCTCACCTGCAGGGGCAACTGCGCCACAAGGAGGCCGAAAACAATCGCCTGACTGTTCAGATACGGGTACAAAGGCCTCTGTCAGCCTAACccttaaagaaaatgtgtgataTCATAACTCATCTTAATGGGCGTGCTGTCTTTTCCCAGACTCTGGAGAGGACTCTGGTTGAGCAGAAGATGGAGATTGACGATCTCAAAGGCTCAATCACATGTTTAACTGAGAAGGCAGCACAGGACAAAGAATCCCTCAAGAAAGCCAATCGAGCCCAAAAACTTAGAGCGGAGAGATTCGAGGCAGCAATTGAGAAATGTTATGCGCAACTGAAGGAAAAGGTATCAAAAAAAAGCTGcgattttatttgtttttaagatttgTTCAGGATCTATCTTTGACTTTGTGTATTTGGTTGGAGAACAGGATGCTCAGCTGACCAGAGCACATTTAGAGAGAGACTCCAGGAGGCAACAGAAGGAGCAGACGACAGATGAGACGAACAAACTTGTTGCTCAAATAGAATttctgaaaaggtttttttttctctcttctccacaTGCCAGATGCCATCAATCATTATGAAAAACGGCGATTTTCACTTGTGAATTTTAAATGTGCATCTCCAATCTAGTCAGGTTGGTGATTTGACAGCTAGGCTGCAGAAAGAGACGGATGAGCTCACAGCAGCCAACGAAACTGTGATGCAACGCGCTGAAAAACTCAGTGCTGAAAATGGAGACCTCAGCGTCAGTAATGCAAAACTCAAGGTACAAGGTGCCAAACAGtttgtggttgtgaacgtctGTCATATCCTGTCACATTCTCTCTCTGATTTTGACACTGTTCACTTGCAGTTAAGTTTTTAATAACAGTTATTAGACTTAATTGTAAGTGAAGTGAACACGAGTGGGAGTTCTTTACTGAATTCATCTTGGTCCTCTGCTACGCACCTGTCCTGATCCACAGGTGTGCTTAAGCTGTACTCTGTTATTATACTTCTGAGTAAAAAGTATGTTGATGTTCGTGTGATCGCAGACATATGTTGCTGagttggagcagcagctggctgaCTGTGAGTCTGcgctggtggaggagaaggtggcggcgcaggagaggaaacatcaAACCGAGCAGCACCAATATCAGGTTGACATCTGCTCATTAATTTTACTGTTTACCATTtcagtttgagttatttttggaaaaatgtggGTTTCCTCTGCAGATGGTACGGCATATTAATTACTGCGATGTATGTGAAAAGAAGTATAAGGCACTTTGATGTGGATTTGATTATGTTTATTTGAATTCATTATCAGAAATGTGGGGAAAAAGCATTTGACATGTGGTCAGGGAACATAAAGCACTTGTGCTTTATTTCAAGGCAACTGTTAATCCTTTTTATCCTTTCTTCTTTTGCCATAAATAAGTcatgttttgtgcttttgtttgagCCTCGGTGTTGCAAAAAGAGGATAAGAGGATTATCATAGTGATTGTATCAGCTTATTCCAACTCGCCTTTTCActatttaaaagttaaaaggcGACCGTGACAACACAGTTCTCTAATTTTCTCTAGGTTGCAGAGCTTCAAGCAGAGATAGACGATCTGAGGATAAAGTATGCAATTGTTGTAAGAGAGGCGGAGACGACGCGAGATGGAAAAGATACAGAAGTTGAGAAGGTAATCAATCTCCCATCTCTCCGTGTAAAGTTTTGAGTTCGATAAGATTTTTAACAATGTGACACTTCTTTGTCTTTAGTTATTTTTAATAACAAATCCTAACAGAAATGTTAAAGTGCTTTTTGTAGCATGTTCAGCTCCACAGCATTGTTTCTCCTGCTGTTGAATGGCCAGAGATGTTAGATCTAACTTCTGCTTTTTCAGCTGTGTAACATTCGTTGCACGTGGACCTGCGTTCTATCAAACTATTCTGGGCAGCAGAACACTAACAACACAAAGCTCTGTCTAGAAATGAATAATTGCTCGTTCTGCACGCTTAAAGAATTACACGCATCTGTGAGCATCTCTTTGAGGGGTGTGATGAAACTTCAGGCTAATAATTTGTCTATTCCCAACACTCGTTCTGAGCCCAGGTGAGGCAGGAGCTGCAGGGGCGCGTCGACCAACTGGAGTCTTACCCCGAGTTACTGAGTGCAGCTGAGCAGAGTCTCTTTGAGTGCCAGGAGAACCTGCGACGCTCGGAGAGGAAGTGCTCAGAAAAGTCAGAGTCCATTAGGCAACTGCAGGTTCAGGTGTGAAACGTGAGCTGCGGTGGTTAGAGAATGTGAAATGCAGTAATTCTTCCTTCATCTGACCACTAGGCGGTAGTACAACCCCATGTGCATCATGTGTTCTGGTCCTGCTGTGAGTTCGTTTTGATGTTTGTGATTTAAAGACTCTCATTGCAGTGGAATTGATTAGGTTGCAACCATCCTTACCTATTTACACatttgtgagtgttttctgctgtgtgagtCCATTTTCAATCACCCACGTGTTTCTGTCCTTTATCTCGATAACCCATGcccatattgtgtttttgtgattgtgGTCCAAAGCATTAAATGGGCTGCTGGTGTATCCAGTTTTGCATGTGATGTTAGATATCAACTCCATTCACTTGTGCCCAATGCAGGCGATactgaatttaacattttacaaatacagatGGAGAGCCAGACGAAGCAGCTGAGATCATCTGTGGACATGAAAGAGTCGATTCATGAAGCCAATTCACAACTACAAGAGAAAATGGCTTCTCTGCACAAGTAAGACACCCTCTTGTCTCTGTTCTCTAGATGTCAGATGTCTCCTTTTACagtttcaaaattaaaaattgttTAACGTGCATTTGTAGGCAGATGgacaagctgcagcaggagaaccTGGAGCTGGTTCGGAAGCTCGCCGCTCAGGAGGAGGCTCTAGGCTACAGTAACCGGCAGCTGGATCAGCGCTCGTCAGAGTGTCAGGCCCTCAGCCGGCAGCTGGAGGCGGCTTTATCAGACGTCAGACAGCAGGTAAAGATCAGAGAGGAGAAGCTTGAATCCAAATGATGCCACCAACAGACAACTATGACAAAGCATTTACTGTTGTATTTTGGTCGTTTGCTTTCGTCTAGCAGACTGCTAAATGTTAAGTCAACCAAACGTTAAATTAATCGTTTTTTAATTCTGATCGTACAGGtgcaaatgttcacatttcagtgtttcattgtgttctACCTCTATTTTAAGCCTCAATCTCTGAGATCTGTTTCGTTCACTCTTACGGCACCTGTGGTGTTGTTCTGCCATTTCTCTATTACATTTGCCGGCCTGGCCATAATCAGTTTGACTCGGCACAGGCGGGTTTTGCGGCACAGGCGGGTTTTGAATAACCACCACAACTGGGCTACCTGCTTTAAGGTGTGCCCTTGACTAATGAAGCACTTGTCTCGATACCTGCAGTACTATTAGAGGATCACTGCTAAAAAAGGGACCCCCTTAATtcacagacatgttttatttcttacaacttcttcacaataaaagcagcatgAAGCAGTAATACAGTGAacgttgtgttttcaccagcagtaacttaacttgactcctgaaacagctgaaagtgaacataatgaaacagcagaacacagcagatgttCAAAAGTACAAACAGGACGACAGAAACGAAAGAGATCAGAAGCTAGAAAGCGACTAAAGTACTTAGAGCCGAACacattaacttttaaaaatgtctttctctcagGATTCATACATGTTTACGAGGTGACCTCGTCTGTAGTCATcaatcatttctttgtttggGTGCTTCCGTCACAAGTGCGTTGAAGAGTGAGTCTGTTACATCGGATCTGCCTACGCTTCCTGGCAGGCCAAACGCTCCCTGCTGATGGAAAAAATGTCACTAACTGTGCACTAATTGTGATTTTTGCCAGCAATGTCAGCACAGACATCCAATTTATAATACTGCAAATGCATTTCATCCGTGGACCTTAGGTTCAGTCACCACTGCCTAACCTCATATGATGATGGATAAATATATATGAAGTGTTCGTGATATTAACTTAAAAGTAATCATTTCTGACATATACAACTAATGGCATCACCATTCTGTTTTACCCCTCCAGGTCAGCAAGGTAAAGGACCAGGCTGTTTCCAGAGAAGAGGCCCTTCAGACGAAAATCCTGGAGCTGGAAGCCGAGAGGAGCAGAAGGGACAGCGAGCTGAGGCTTCTCCGCCAGAGCAAGCTCTCTGTGAGTATCACCATTTTTCTCAACcatgaaagcaaataaatgtgATGGAGCACGCTCGGGTTGTACTGCAACTTGTGATGTGTCCATATCTCATATCTTCATctgcaggcagagaaacagTTCGAGTTGCGCCTGAAGgacctgcagctcagcctggaccaatcagagagccACAAGCAAAGCATTCAGAACTACGTCGATTTCCTCAAAAACTCTTATAAGACCATGTTTGACGAGGGACTGCAGACTTCAACTTTTGGATCAtcatattttctaaaatgataCAGGATGAATCTTTTTGcattatatgtttgttttgtgtaatatttataatttatttaaagaCAAGAATGAAACTGGTAAGCAACAGATTATGTTATATTAATTTATCCCTTTTTAGATGCGAATCagggggttttgttttttaaaggtagaaatctgctgctgctgttgatgtttgATACAgatttttaatagattttttttttggtgctgctTCGTCTTATTCCCATATAACAAGGAGTCAGTTGCATATTTCCTAGTCTtgatttcagaatgattttagATAGTCAAGTAGGACTTATCTCTTCCTGATTtgaattgaatatctttgggctTTAGACTGTTGGTCAGATAAAACAAGCAATCTGAAAATGGGACATTGGGATCTATTTTCTGATTCTCTCTTTAACTAAAATGATTCATCAAGATGCCAAAACAGGTTTTCGGATCAGTCAGTCACGTGCCACTAGGTGGAACTGTTTTGCCAGTCATGTTTTTGTAAGGCgactcatttacacacattgCATCGTGCATTTAGTCGACAGTCTACCTTAGTCAGATTAAGTCTCAGTCTGTCTTTGTGCAACTGGCTCTATATCAAACTTTTTTGCCATGTTTAGAAGCTGCACAGACTGTATATACACCCAGTGATGAAAGCAATTATAAATCAATACTGGTCGTGCTTGAAAACCAAATGTTATGCGGGTGCACATTTTCAGTGGTGCTACATTTGACTATGAAACACTTCTGTTAACCTTCTGATACTGAAAACAACCATGTGACTGTCCTTCTCGTGATCATAAAACAAAACGTGTGACGCACTGaatatcaaatgtgtttatggtTCTGAACCTCAGCTGGACTGAGACGACTGATGCAGAAAATCGATTGTTTGGCTGCTAGCTGTGAAGCTCGTGCCTTCAGGGTTGCAGACATGATTACTGAGATACGTGCAACACTGGGATTCTTCCAAACCACTTTAAACTCTCGCTCGCAATTTACctaaaaaacagtttgttttgtcctgttcTTGTTCTGCTCTTGTATCGATGGTAATAAATGAGTCCAGACCTGCGTCCAGAGTCTGATGTGACCTTGCTGTGGACGTATTCCCTCCGAGTGAGCGGCGATGCTCTCAGGTTCTCACAGACAAAGCTCTATTGTGCTCTCCCGTCAGGGGATGGAACCATTTCATCTCTGCGTGCGTCAGTACCCCTGTTTTTCCTTTGCTCTTGTTCTTGCCCTCTTGGTCTTGCCCATTTACGTAATTCTGTGCACACTTTGGGAATTAGCTTTTCTTTGCTGCCTTGTGGAAAATAAGCTGACATATGTCTTCTGGCAGTTTGGCCGATACTATGAGTCAGCAGCACGATGGACAAACCCTGAGCTCGTGTTCGTATTCGATGCAAACAAGTTGGACGACCCTTTCTGAATTTGTTGAGCCAGTTATCTTAAACAAACAAGAGGCTCTACTGATGCATATTTGGTAAAGATTGTGTGAAGGGCACATGAAGTCGCCTAATTGACATATGAAGTTCATCAGATGGAAAATAATACTTGAATACTTGTGTTCACACAAAGTCACTCGAGTTAAAATCTCACATTCAGGCTGGTAAATGAAGGATTCGCCGGTACAGTCTCTCTGTGGAAAGATTAGAACATTCTCTATACACGCTGTAACTCCCTCATAAACCAAAAACGCTGCGGCGTGCGCTCAGCATCTGCCCAACAGCAGGAAAACCACTCTGAGGTTTACATTACACTCATTCCCAAAACTATGCAGTGACATGTAGGTCCTCCCAGAAGTGGGTCAGCCAGATGCAGTTGAAACAGTATAGCCAATTTCCTACCGAAAAAACTGTTACAACAGACCCCCCCGAgaatttctcttcttttcagaTTATTGCGAGCCCTGAACCTGAAACTTTTCGgttctttttaaagaataaaatcacTCCCATCAAAAGAGCTGTTTTTCGAGTTTAtttgtgaaaacataaaacatcaaaatttaCAGTTTGGCAGGTATCTGTGTTCAGTCATATAACAGGATGTTATACCAGTATTAACATAACAATGACTCGTGAATAAATCTAACAATCcattaaaggaccagtgtgtaggACTGAGTGGCATAGCTTTGAGGTTGCTGATGACAACAGACAAAATATAATCACCCCAGCCTCCCTTACGATGGTGAGAAACAAGGTAaaggtaaagaaacaaaaaaaaaagagaggcagcGTTTGGTGTGTCCCATTTGGGCTACCGTATAAACATGGTGGACCCCGTGAAAGACTCATTTCTCTTGTAGTTGTAAATGGCATATTCAAAAGAagtttcagttgattttttttcacaattattttcattttctgcccctaaatcctacacactggacctttaagtgaAGTCTGAAATATAAATcctgataaataaaaagaaggtgTGCAGAATATCTACAGAAACATGGCGACATGTGTGTAACGACTGATAAAGTAGCTGCCACAGTTTTAAGATCATTTCCTTGAGTCATGTGACATGTCTTGTCATGAGAGGCTTAAATAGGTTATGTGAAGTCCATGTatataaaacagattttgttaAACTAGAAAAATAAGAATTTTCacaacatatttaataaaaaaaaaaaaaaagaaactgcttcAAAATGAAGCAAACCATGAAGCTCCAATGTTACGAAGCAAAACCATGAACAATATAGTTCAAGAAAGTCATTGTACA
Above is a window of Acanthopagrus latus isolate v.2019 chromosome 21, fAcaLat1.1, whole genome shotgun sequence DNA encoding:
- the LOC119010960 gene encoding outer dense fiber protein 2-like isoform X1, translating into MSSRCLGANQSTSIFKRGGALQLGVASFTTDTRRKLVTGMSPEDELQSPSLGFSSTREDVTLSCGDLASSHELGRRSRARSSLHMRTPEADINGRGDYANGKSPFLKILMDAEAAANSAAIHLVSFKDAMEDEFADSKQSATDKRRISRQRGLLLEKLEDFRRINKSVRQKLKQLRDSEADRVHTNHQIDNLLKKITQAESENEHLKKDLSDTERRAEELMALRREEQENMKSAVHMTKTVEATRAHLQGQLRHKEAENNRLTVQIRTLERTLVEQKMEIDDLKGSITCLTEKAAQDKESLKKANRAQKLRAERFEAAIEKCYAQLKEKDAQLTRAHLERDSRRQQKEQTTDETNKLVAQIEFLKSQVGDLTARLQKETDELTAANETVMQRAEKLSAENGDLSVSNAKLKTYVAELEQQLADCESALVEEKVAAQERKHQTEQHQYQVAELQAEIDDLRIKYAIVVREAETTRDGKDTEVEKVRQELQGRVDQLESYPELLSAAEQSLFECQENLRRSERKCSEKSESIRQLQVQMESQTKQLRSSVDMKESIHEANSQLQEKMASLHKQMDKLQQENLELVRKLAAQEEALGYSNRQLDQRSSECQALSRQLEAALSDVRQQVSKVKDQAVSREEALQTKILELEAERSRRDSELRLLRQSKLSAEKQFELRLKDLQLSLDQSESHKQSIQNYVDFLKNSYKTMFDEGLQTSTFGSSYFLK
- the LOC119010960 gene encoding protein BCAP-like isoform X2, producing the protein MSSRCLGANQSTSIFKRGGALQLGVASFTTDTRRKLVTGMSPEDELQSPSLGFSSTREDVTLSCGDLASSHELGRRSRARSSLHMRTPEADINGRGDYANGKSPFLKILMDAEAAANSAAIHLVSFKDAMEDEFADSKQSATDKRRISRQRGLLLEKLEDFRRINKSVRQKLKQLRDSEADRVHTNHQIDNLLKKITQAESENEHLKKDLSDTERRAEELMALRREEQENMKSAVHMTKTVEATRAHLQGQLRHKEAENNRLTVQIRTLERTLVEQKMEIDDLKGSITCLTEKAAQDKESLKKANRAQKLRAERFEAAIEKCYAQLKEKDAQLTRAHLERDSRRQQKEQTTDETNKLVAQIEFLKSQVGDLTARLQKETDELTAANETVMQRAEKLSAENGDLSVSNAKLKTYVAELEQQLADCESALVEEKVAAQERKHQTEQHQYQVAELQAEIDDLRIKYAIVVREAETTRDGKDTEVEKMESQTKQLRSSVDMKESIHEANSQLQEKMASLHKQMDKLQQENLELVRKLAAQEEALGYSNRQLDQRSSECQALSRQLEAALSDVRQQVSKVKDQAVSREEALQTKILELEAERSRRDSELRLLRQSKLSAEKQFELRLKDLQLSLDQSESHKQSIQNYVDFLKNSYKTMFDEGLQTSTFGSSYFLK